In the Pelotomaculum isophthalicicum JI genome, one interval contains:
- a CDS encoding FAD-dependent thymidylate synthase — MNKNYVGEGKVQLIAGGGKIYTDIAARFVGSEKSLDEIIARPYSKELVLRIVNSGHKAAVEFDYFIFGIEGFARVTEIQLVRKRIASYMIKTGRLNKDGKRSFDIVIPKNIENNRVSYKLPVGALTLTDGTPLQNYLPDEVVELNYNIGVDEILDMIENWYEAGVRDGFPEEDLRYLKPQATEFKAIIGMNAHALSDWFSIRCCKRAQDEIRDLANKMLALCKAAAPDLFINAGPNCKVLGYCPENEMQHQDCRGKVIIKAEAMKLLKEARIKK; from the coding sequence TTGAATAAAAATTATGTCGGTGAAGGTAAGGTTCAGCTTATTGCCGGCGGGGGTAAGATTTATACAGATATTGCTGCCAGGTTTGTTGGTTCTGAGAAATCCTTAGATGAGATTATCGCCAGGCCTTACTCTAAGGAATTGGTTCTAAGAATTGTGAACAGCGGGCATAAAGCAGCTGTTGAATTTGATTATTTTATTTTTGGAATAGAGGGTTTTGCCAGGGTCACAGAAATTCAGCTGGTCAGAAAAAGAATAGCTTCGTACATGATTAAAACCGGACGTTTGAATAAAGATGGAAAAAGATCGTTCGATATCGTTATACCAAAAAATATTGAGAATAACAGAGTTAGCTATAAGTTGCCGGTAGGGGCGTTAACTCTAACTGATGGAACGCCCTTGCAAAATTATCTGCCTGATGAAGTAGTCGAACTAAACTATAATATTGGTGTGGATGAAATTCTGGATATGATAGAAAATTGGTACGAGGCCGGAGTAAGAGATGGTTTTCCGGAAGAGGACTTGAGGTACTTAAAACCACAAGCGACAGAATTCAAAGCAATAATAGGCATGAACGCGCATGCATTATCAGACTGGTTCAGTATTCGTTGTTGTAAAAGAGCGCAAGATGAAATTAGGGATTTGGCAAATAAAATGTTAGCGCTTTGTAAAGCGGCGGCGCCTGACTTATTTATTAATGCCGGGCCAAATTGTAAGGTTTTGGGCTATTGTCCCGAAAATGAAATGCAGCATCAAGACTGCCGGGGGAAGGTTATAATTAAAGCTGAAGCGATGAAATTACTAAAGGAAGCTAGGATAAAAAAATAA
- the rlmB gene encoding 23S rRNA (guanosine(2251)-2'-O)-methyltransferase RlmB: MDDIIAGRNPVREALRGGRPINKILMSKESNSGPLQEIFALARGKGILVQKVEKQGLNKFVSETSHQGVIALVSPKAYVAVEDIIEAVQPGEEPFLILLDEISDPHNLGAILRTADAAGAHGVIIPRRRSAPLTPTVAKSSAGAIEYVPVARVANIAQTIETLKKRGIWLIGADAGGQELYWDVRLDGPLALVIGGEDKGLGRLVKEKCDILVRLPMSGQVNSLNASVAAALLAYEVVRQRRKALEHAGVSHS; this comes from the coding sequence CTGGACGACATTATAGCGGGCCGCAACCCGGTGCGTGAAGCGCTGCGGGGCGGCAGGCCGATTAATAAGATATTGATGTCTAAGGAAAGTAATTCGGGACCCTTGCAGGAAATTTTTGCTTTAGCCAGGGGTAAAGGCATCCTTGTGCAAAAGGTGGAAAAACAAGGGCTGAATAAGTTTGTATCGGAAACCTCTCATCAGGGAGTTATCGCTTTGGTATCGCCCAAGGCTTATGTGGCGGTCGAAGACATCATAGAGGCGGTACAGCCGGGCGAGGAGCCTTTTTTAATCCTGCTTGATGAAATCAGCGATCCCCATAATCTGGGGGCGATCCTGCGTACAGCGGATGCAGCGGGTGCGCATGGGGTGATTATCCCGCGTCGCCGTTCTGCCCCGTTAACGCCCACCGTGGCCAAATCGTCCGCCGGTGCAATTGAATATGTGCCTGTGGCCAGGGTTGCAAACATTGCCCAAACAATCGAAACCTTGAAAAAAAGAGGGATTTGGCTCATCGGGGCTGATGCGGGCGGTCAGGAGCTTTACTGGGATGTCCGGCTGGACGGGCCGCTCGCGCTGGTGATTGGCGGTGAGGATAAAGGCCTGGGCCGGTTAGTGAAGGAAAAGTGCGATATCTTAGTGCGGTTACCGATGTCGGGCCAGGTTAATTCGTTAAACGCTTCCGTTGCTGCCGCCCTGCTTGCCTACGAGGTAGTCCGGCAGAGGAGAAAGGCCTTGGAGCATGCAGGAGTATCTCATAGTTGA
- a CDS encoding NYN domain-containing protein translates to MQEYLIVDGYNIIFAWPEFEKFKESSLDHARSKLVAILANYSPLSGQKVVVVFDAYQQKNITGKAEFIDGVEVVYTQHGETADTLIERLAGDLSKDGLVYVATSDWAEQGIIFGRGAYRITPGELRMQVNHVKQENEELWSESKPVDSYLENRLLEKVRLKLEKWRREKG, encoded by the coding sequence ATGCAGGAGTATCTCATAGTTGACGGCTATAACATAATATTCGCCTGGCCTGAATTTGAAAAATTCAAGGAATCAAGTCTTGATCATGCCAGGTCAAAACTTGTGGCAATTTTAGCCAATTATTCGCCGCTCTCCGGGCAAAAGGTTGTAGTAGTCTTTGACGCTTATCAGCAAAAAAATATTACCGGCAAAGCGGAATTTATCGACGGTGTGGAGGTTGTTTATACGCAGCATGGAGAGACGGCAGACACTTTAATTGAGCGGTTGGCCGGAGATCTCTCAAAAGACGGCTTGGTTTATGTGGCCACTTCGGACTGGGCGGAGCAGGGGATTATATTTGGCCGGGGAGCTTATCGCATTACCCCCGGTGAGTTGCGAATGCAAGTTAACCATGTCAAACAGGAAAACGAAGAACTATGGTCAGAGTCTAAACCGGTGGACAGTTATCTGGAGAACCGGCTATTAGAAAAGGTTCGCTTGAAATTGGAAAAGTGGCGAAGAGAAAAGGGGTAA
- the sigH gene encoding RNA polymerase sporulation sigma factor SigH encodes MSLQAQREILNVYQLSVDEEVVEFAREGDDDALEFLINKYKNFVRAKARSYFLIGADREDIIQEGMIGLYKAIRDFRADKLSSFRAFAELCITRQIITAIKTATRQKHIPLNSYVSLNKPIYDEDSDRTLLDIISGSKIADPEELIVSKEEFDNIEEKMGEILSSLEWKVLMSYLEGKSYQEIAEDLKRHVKSIDNALQRVKRKLERYLEKREV; translated from the coding sequence GTGAGTCTTCAAGCCCAAAGGGAAATTCTGAACGTGTATCAGCTAAGCGTTGATGAGGAGGTAGTGGAGTTTGCCCGTGAAGGTGACGATGACGCGCTGGAATTTTTAATTAATAAATACAAAAATTTTGTCCGGGCAAAAGCTAGATCCTACTTCCTAATCGGGGCAGACCGGGAGGATATCATCCAAGAGGGCATGATTGGTTTGTATAAAGCTATCAGGGACTTCCGGGCGGACAAGCTCTCATCTTTTCGCGCTTTTGCCGAGTTGTGCATAACAAGGCAAATTATCACCGCTATCAAAACAGCGACCAGGCAAAAGCATATCCCCTTAAATTCCTACGTTTCTTTAAATAAACCTATCTATGATGAAGACTCTGACCGTACTTTGCTGGACATCATTTCCGGTTCTAAGATTGCTGACCCTGAAGAATTAATTGTATCCAAAGAAGAATTTGATAATATAGAGGAAAAAATGGGTGAAATCCTGAGTTCGCTGGAATGGAAAGTATTGATGTCCTATCTTGAAGGAAAATCATACCAGGAAATAGCCGAAGACTTAAAACGTCATGTTAAGTCCATTGATAATGCTTTGCAACGGGTTAAGCGAAAATTGGAGCGCTATCTGGAAAAGCGCGAAGTGTGA
- a CDS encoding Crp/Fnr family transcriptional regulator, protein MSTDLIVRILKKIPFFEGLDARTLEFFARCATLIKVKKGEMIFREGQTSDKMYIIVQGKVEISRTGKDGQVRILAQLEHPDMLGEMTLLDGKPRSATAIAGEDSILFSLSRQDFQIFLKSNFPVALKIIETLSLRLRTADEQLGQS, encoded by the coding sequence ATGAGCACTGATTTAATCGTTAGGATTTTAAAAAAGATACCTTTTTTCGAAGGCCTGGATGCCCGGACATTGGAATTCTTTGCCCGCTGTGCGACCCTTATAAAGGTGAAAAAGGGCGAAATGATTTTTCGGGAAGGTCAAACTAGTGACAAGATGTATATCATTGTGCAGGGAAAGGTGGAAATTTCCAGGACCGGCAAGGATGGACAAGTAAGAATATTAGCCCAGTTGGAGCACCCGGATATGCTGGGTGAAATGACTTTGCTTGACGGAAAGCCCAGATCGGCCACAGCGATAGCTGGGGAAGATAGTATCTTATTTAGTTTGTCCCGGCAGGATTTTCAAATTTTCTTAAAATCTAATTTTCCCGTGGCCTTAAAGATCATCGAAACACTAAGTCTGAGGTTGAGGACCGCTGACGAACAGCTGGGACAGAGCTGA
- the rpmG gene encoding 50S ribosomal protein L33, whose amino-acid sequence MRVGVTLACTECKRRNYTTMKNKKNDPGRIEMKKYCRFCQTHTLHKETR is encoded by the coding sequence GTGAGAGTAGGAGTTACATTAGCATGTACTGAGTGTAAACGTAGAAATTACACCACTATGAAGAACAAGAAAAACGATCCCGGCAGGATCGAAATGAAGAAGTACTGCAGGTTTTGCCAGACCCATACCTTGCACAAGGAAACAAGGTAG
- the secE gene encoding preprotein translocase subunit SecE: MALMKKQDNNNKKESYKKETNLKEASKKTLADSKEKKVLVKKDSGKVVAKKDRVNRVEQIKKFARGVMNELKKVHWLNGREVVIYTSVVLLAVLFVGCLIWLFDSVLSVVLKLIMQR; encoded by the coding sequence ATGGCCTTAATGAAGAAACAGGATAACAATAATAAAAAAGAATCGTACAAAAAAGAAACCAACCTGAAAGAAGCGTCAAAAAAAACCCTTGCAGATAGTAAAGAAAAGAAAGTGTTGGTAAAAAAAGATTCCGGTAAGGTTGTCGCTAAGAAAGACAGGGTGAACCGGGTCGAACAGATAAAGAAGTTTGCGCGGGGAGTAATGAATGAGTTAAAAAAGGTCCATTGGCTAAATGGCCGTGAGGTTGTTATATACACTTCGGTAGTATTGTTGGCGGTTTTATTTGTAGGTTGCTTAATTTGGTTGTTCGATTCAGTGTTGAGTGTGGTCCTGAAACTGATAATGCAAAGATAA
- the nusG gene encoding transcription termination/antitermination protein NusG: MIKKWYVVHTYAGYENKVKANLEKRIDSMGMEEKIFRILVPMEDEVEIKDGKKKISKRKVFPGYVLVEMFMTDDSWYVVRNTPGVTGFVGSGSKPIPLNDDEARQIIRQMGVDEPRTRIILSVGENVRVISGPFENFIGIIEDVSTEKQKVRVLISMFGRETPVELDFSQIEKTS, from the coding sequence ATGATAAAGAAATGGTATGTTGTACATACCTATGCCGGCTATGAAAATAAGGTAAAAGCAAACCTCGAAAAACGGATCGATTCCATGGGGATGGAAGAAAAGATTTTCCGTATACTCGTGCCGATGGAAGATGAAGTTGAAATAAAAGACGGTAAAAAGAAGATCTCCAAGCGAAAAGTTTTTCCGGGGTATGTGCTGGTTGAGATGTTTATGACTGACGATTCCTGGTATGTCGTGCGCAACACCCCCGGGGTGACAGGTTTTGTAGGTTCAGGCTCAAAACCTATCCCTTTGAATGACGATGAGGCCAGGCAGATTATCAGACAGATGGGAGTTGACGAGCCCCGGACGCGGATTATTCTTTCCGTAGGTGAAAATGTTCGCGTTATATCAGGCCCTTTTGAAAATTTCATCGGGATAATTGAAGATGTCAGCACGGAAAAACAAAAAGTAAGAGTATTAATCTCCATGTTTGGACGGGAGACCCCGGTTGAACTGGATTTTAGTCAGATAGAGAAGACTTCTTAA
- the rplK gene encoding 50S ribosomal protein L11, with protein MAKKVSAIIKLQVPAGKATPAPPVGPALGQHGVNIMAFVKEYNERTASQAGLIIPVEITVFEDRSFTFVTKTPPAAVLLKKAAGIETASGEPNRKKVAKLPLAKVREIAEIKMPDLNAASIEAAMRMVEGTARSMGIEIVEG; from the coding sequence ATGGCAAAAAAAGTTTCAGCCATAATAAAACTGCAAGTTCCGGCAGGCAAGGCCACCCCGGCGCCGCCGGTGGGTCCGGCTCTGGGACAGCATGGTGTTAATATCATGGCTTTTGTAAAGGAATATAATGAACGTACCGCTTCTCAGGCCGGTCTGATTATTCCGGTTGAGATTACTGTTTTTGAAGATCGTTCCTTTACTTTTGTGACCAAAACTCCGCCCGCGGCTGTCCTGCTTAAGAAAGCGGCAGGGATTGAAACAGCTTCCGGCGAACCAAACCGTAAAAAAGTTGCGAAACTTCCTCTCGCCAAAGTCCGTGAGATTGCTGAAATAAAGATGCCTGACCTTAACGCCGCCAGTATCGAGGCGGCAATGCGGATGGTTGAAGGAACTGCCCGCAGTATGGGTATTGAAATCGTGGAAGGTTGA
- the rplA gene encoding 50S ribosomal protein L1, with protein MPKHGKKYLNAVKEFERNAVYEPADALELVKKIAPGKFDETVEVSIRLGVDPRHADQQVRGAVVLPHGTGKTRTVLVFAKGDKAKEAEESGADFVGAEDMIAKIQQEGWLGFDVAIATPDMMSTVGKLGRILGPRGLMPNPKTGTVTFDITKAVQEVKAGKIEYRVDKAGIIHAPIGKVSFSVEKLQENLRTLMDVLNRAKPASAKGQYLKGISLSSTMGPGIKVNTQKASF; from the coding sequence ATGCCAAAGCATGGTAAAAAATATTTGAATGCAGTGAAGGAATTTGAACGCAATGCGGTTTATGAACCGGCTGATGCGCTTGAACTGGTAAAAAAAATAGCCCCCGGAAAATTCGATGAAACTGTTGAAGTATCCATCCGGCTGGGCGTGGATCCCCGCCACGCCGATCAGCAGGTGCGTGGCGCGGTTGTACTGCCGCATGGAACAGGTAAAACCCGCACCGTACTAGTGTTTGCAAAGGGTGATAAGGCTAAAGAAGCTGAAGAATCTGGCGCTGATTTTGTAGGAGCGGAAGATATGATAGCCAAGATTCAACAAGAAGGTTGGCTGGGATTTGATGTAGCTATTGCAACCCCGGATATGATGAGCACTGTAGGCAAATTGGGGCGGATTCTGGGGCCCCGCGGCCTGATGCCCAATCCAAAAACCGGAACCGTTACCTTTGACATCACCAAAGCCGTACAAGAAGTAAAGGCTGGTAAAATAGAGTACAGGGTAGATAAAGCGGGCATTATTCACGCCCCGATCGGCAAAGTTTCTTTCAGCGTCGAAAAGCTCCAGGAAAACCTGCGCACTTTGATGGACGTCCTGAACAGGGCTAAACCTGCCTCTGCTAAAGGTCAGTATCTCAAAGGCATTTCTCTGTCATCTACTATGGGACCTGGAATCAAGGTTAATACTCAAAAAGCTTCTTTCTAG
- the rplJ gene encoding 50S ribosomal protein L10 — MPISKAKKDEILLDLKEKFEGSTVSIFADYRGLNVSEATKLRRKLREAGCEFKVAKNTLTGLMVKRLGIEGIEPYLEGPVAIAFGKDPVAPAKILADFIRETKKMEIKAGILEGKVIDARGIKNLADLPPREVLLSKVLGGMQSPLYGFASVLQGTIRSFVYTLEAVRKQRAGEA; from the coding sequence GTGCCTATCTCAAAAGCAAAAAAAGATGAAATTCTTTTAGATTTAAAAGAAAAATTTGAGGGATCTACAGTATCGATCTTTGCTGATTACCGTGGTTTGAATGTCAGCGAGGCGACGAAGCTGCGCCGGAAACTCCGGGAAGCGGGTTGTGAATTCAAGGTGGCAAAGAATACCTTGACCGGCTTGATGGTTAAACGTCTTGGCATTGAAGGTATTGAACCATACCTGGAGGGTCCTGTGGCGATTGCCTTTGGAAAGGATCCGGTGGCGCCGGCCAAAATACTTGCCGATTTTATCCGTGAGACTAAAAAAATGGAGATTAAGGCTGGTATTCTGGAAGGAAAGGTAATTGACGCCAGGGGTATTAAAAATCTGGCTGATTTGCCCCCGCGTGAAGTTCTTCTGTCTAAAGTGCTGGGCGGCATGCAGTCTCCGCTTTATGGTTTTGCAAGTGTGCTTCAAGGTACTATCCGTAGTTTTGTTTACACACTGGAAGCAGTTCGCAAACAGCGCGCAGGTGAAGCTTAG
- the rplL gene encoding 50S ribosomal protein L7/L12 gives MSKVQEILEAVKGMTVLELSELVKAFEEEFGVSAAAPVAVAAAPGAAPAAAAEVEEQTEFDVILTAVGDKKVNVIKVVREITTLGLKEAKDLVDAAPKAVKEKINKQEAEEIKAKLTDAGATVEIK, from the coding sequence ATGTCCAAGGTGCAAGAAATTCTTGAAGCAGTAAAAGGTATGACTGTTCTGGAGTTATCTGAATTAGTCAAAGCTTTTGAGGAGGAATTCGGCGTGAGCGCAGCCGCTCCGGTGGCTGTTGCAGCCGCTCCCGGGGCCGCTCCGGCGGCAGCCGCTGAAGTGGAGGAACAGACAGAATTTGATGTAATCCTTACCGCCGTTGGCGACAAAAAGGTTAATGTGATTAAGGTGGTCAGGGAAATCACCACACTTGGCCTGAAAGAAGCGAAAGATCTGGTCGACGCGGCGCCGAAAGCCGTCAAGGAAAAGATTAATAAACAAGAGGCTGAGGAAATAAAAGCCAAGCTTACCGATGCCGGCGCCACTGTGGAAATCAAGTAG
- a CDS encoding DNA-directed RNA polymerase subunit beta: protein MIYPEKVGGRGRKSFAKLKEVLELPNLIEVQRNSYDWFLKEGLREVFQDISPIQDFTGNLVLEFLDYTLGDPKYSVEECKERDVTFAAPLRVKVRLINKETGEVKEQEVFMGDFPLMTEKGTFIINGAERVIVSQLVRSPGVYFNEIIDPTGKKLYTATIIPNRGAWLEFETDINDHVFVRIDRTRKILATVLVRALGYSTNTVINELFNGDKSIQETLSRDNCDSEEEALVEIYKRLRPGEPPTVESAKSLLEALFFDPKRYDLANVGRYKIQEKLQHGILYRYGENAKGETDFDPYLKKELPKEREFIRELTREDIIETIRYLLGLVNSEGHVDDIDHLGNRRLRSVGELLQNQFRIGLSRMERVVRERMTIQDVDVITPQVLINIRPVVAAIKEFFGSSQLSQFMDQTNPLAELTHKRRLSALGPGGLSRERAGFEVRDVHNSHYGRMCPIETPEGPNIGLIGSLSTYARINPLGFIETPYRKVDKNNKRVTDEIVYLTADKEEGYVIAQANAPLDEEGRFQENRVNARSPEIVVVPADRVDFMDVSPKQVFSIATALIPFLEHDDANRALMGANMQRQAVPLLKTQAPLVGTGIEYKAARDSGVVVIAKNPGVVGQVTANDIIIQTDARYEGTWPYDISTETKEPLANKGDIITEAAVELLKKKGLLEEITTHSRQTMYRLKVYNVPVSQVMDEKKYHVPEIKEIKALNDIYAPETAEILIKKDEKISKGSLDRLDQAGVKVLSVTVGLNLVYRPPGTDRYKLLKFTRSNQGTCINQKPIVQLGERVEAGQVIADGPSTDYGELALGRNILVAFMPWEGYNYEDAILVSEKAVKEDFFTSIHIEEYECDARDTKLGPEEITRDIPNVGEEILKDLDARGIIRTGAEVRPGDILVGKVTPKGETELTAEERLLRAIFGEKAREVRDTSLRVPHGEAGKIVDVKVFSRDNGDELPPGVNQLVRVYIAQKRKISEGDKMAGRHGNKGVIARILPEEDMPFLPDGTPIEIVLNPLGVPSRMNIGQVLEAHLGWAAKALGYHVATPVFNGASEKDILDKLKEAGLSENGKMTLYDGRTGEPFDNPVTVGYVYMLKLAHLVDDKIHARSTGPYSLVTQQPLGGKAQFGGQRFGEMEVWALEAYGAAYTLQEILTVKSDDVVGRVKTYESIVKGENVPEPGVPESFKVLIKELQSLGLDVRVLSEDDREIEIKEVEEDITETAKELGIDIQQEELPEVVSDEDYDGDIDEEEFNDDYQEDDFELEDE from the coding sequence ATGATTTATCCCGAGAAGGTGGGGGGCAGGGGCCGAAAGAGTTTCGCTAAGCTAAAAGAGGTTCTTGAACTGCCTAACCTTATTGAGGTCCAGCGCAATTCCTACGATTGGTTTTTAAAAGAGGGGTTAAGAGAGGTTTTCCAGGATATATCTCCCATACAGGATTTTACCGGAAACCTCGTTCTTGAGTTTTTAGATTATACCCTCGGCGATCCAAAATACTCGGTGGAGGAGTGTAAAGAGAGGGACGTGACCTTTGCCGCGCCTTTACGGGTCAAGGTGCGTCTAATCAATAAAGAAACCGGGGAGGTCAAAGAACAGGAAGTCTTTATGGGAGATTTCCCCTTGATGACCGAAAAGGGCACTTTTATCATCAACGGAGCTGAGCGTGTGATTGTAAGCCAGTTAGTCCGTTCACCCGGTGTTTATTTTAATGAAATTATTGATCCAACCGGAAAAAAACTTTACACGGCCACGATAATACCTAACCGGGGCGCTTGGCTGGAATTTGAAACTGATATTAATGACCATGTCTTTGTTAGGATTGACCGTACCAGGAAAATATTGGCCACTGTTTTGGTGCGCGCGCTCGGTTACAGCACCAATACAGTGATTAACGAGCTTTTTAACGGTGATAAAAGTATTCAGGAAACCTTGTCCCGGGATAATTGCGATTCCGAAGAAGAGGCGCTGGTAGAAATCTACAAGCGCTTGCGCCCTGGGGAACCGCCAACAGTTGAAAGCGCGAAATCGCTTTTGGAAGCGCTCTTTTTTGATCCTAAACGCTATGATTTGGCTAATGTCGGCCGTTATAAGATTCAAGAAAAACTGCAGCATGGCATTCTTTACCGTTACGGCGAAAACGCCAAAGGGGAAACAGATTTTGATCCTTATTTAAAAAAGGAATTGCCTAAAGAACGTGAATTCATAAGAGAGTTGACCAGGGAAGACATTATTGAGACAATCAGGTACTTGCTGGGTTTGGTGAATTCCGAAGGCCACGTGGACGATATCGATCACCTTGGTAACCGGCGTTTGCGTTCAGTTGGCGAGTTGTTGCAGAACCAGTTCAGGATTGGTTTGTCCAGAATGGAGCGGGTAGTCCGAGAGAGAATGACAATTCAGGATGTAGACGTGATTACGCCGCAGGTATTGATTAACATTCGCCCGGTGGTTGCCGCCATTAAAGAATTCTTTGGGTCGAGTCAATTGTCGCAGTTCATGGATCAGACCAACCCGCTTGCCGAGCTTACCCATAAGAGACGTCTTTCCGCCCTTGGACCGGGTGGTTTGTCGCGGGAACGGGCGGGTTTTGAGGTGCGTGACGTTCATAATTCACACTATGGCCGGATGTGTCCGATTGAAACACCTGAAGGTCCCAACATCGGCTTGATCGGCTCGCTCAGCACCTATGCCAGGATCAACCCGCTTGGTTTCATTGAAACGCCTTATCGCAAAGTCGATAAAAATAATAAACGGGTTACCGACGAAATAGTTTATCTCACCGCCGATAAAGAAGAAGGTTACGTCATAGCCCAGGCCAACGCGCCTTTGGATGAAGAAGGTCGTTTTCAGGAAAACCGGGTCAACGCCCGATCCCCTGAAATCGTGGTAGTTCCCGCTGACCGGGTGGATTTCATGGATGTGTCGCCAAAACAGGTCTTCAGTATTGCGACGGCGCTAATTCCGTTTCTTGAGCACGATGACGCAAACCGGGCCTTGATGGGAGCAAACATGCAACGCCAGGCCGTGCCTTTATTAAAAACACAGGCGCCCCTGGTCGGCACCGGGATTGAATATAAAGCCGCCAGGGATTCCGGTGTGGTGGTAATTGCCAAAAATCCGGGTGTCGTCGGGCAAGTGACCGCAAACGACATTATTATTCAGACTGATGCCAGGTATGAGGGAACATGGCCTTACGATATATCAACCGAAACAAAGGAACCGTTGGCTAATAAAGGCGATATAATTACCGAAGCGGCGGTAGAACTGCTGAAGAAAAAAGGTTTGCTGGAAGAAATCACTACCCATTCGAGACAAACTATGTACCGGCTGAAAGTGTATAATGTTCCAGTTTCACAAGTTATGGATGAAAAGAAATACCATGTGCCTGAAATTAAAGAAATTAAAGCCTTGAATGATATTTATGCGCCTGAAACCGCAGAGATTCTCATTAAAAAAGATGAAAAAATAAGCAAAGGGAGTTTAGATCGTCTGGATCAGGCCGGAGTCAAGGTCCTTTCGGTAACAGTTGGTTTGAATCTGGTTTACCGGCCACCGGGCACTGATAGATACAAATTATTGAAGTTTACTCGCTCCAACCAGGGCACATGTATCAACCAAAAGCCCATTGTACAGCTAGGTGAACGTGTGGAAGCGGGACAGGTTATAGCCGACGGCCCTTCCACCGACTACGGCGAACTGGCGCTTGGCAGGAATATTCTGGTAGCCTTTATGCCCTGGGAAGGTTATAATTATGAAGACGCTATACTTGTAAGTGAGAAAGCGGTAAAAGAGGACTTCTTTACTTCGATTCATATTGAAGAATATGAATGTGACGCCCGCGATACCAAGTTGGGCCCCGAGGAGATTACCAGAGATATTCCCAATGTAGGCGAGGAGATTTTAAAAGACCTGGACGCGCGGGGGATTATCCGGACAGGTGCGGAAGTGCGGCCGGGTGACATTCTAGTCGGCAAGGTAACACCAAAAGGGGAAACTGAATTAACCGCCGAGGAACGTCTCTTGCGTGCTATATTTGGTGAAAAAGCGCGGGAGGTAAGGGATACTTCTCTTAGGGTGCCGCATGGTGAAGCAGGTAAAATTGTCGATGTGAAGGTTTTTTCTAGAGATAACGGAGATGAACTGCCGCCTGGCGTGAACCAGTTGGTGCGGGTTTATATAGCCCAAAAAAGGAAAATTTCTGAAGGCGACAAGATGGCCGGCCGCCACGGTAATAAAGGTGTTATTGCCCGTATCCTGCCGGAAGAGGATATGCCTTTTCTGCCGGACGGCACACCGATAGAAATTGTTCTGAACCCATTGGGCGTGCCTTCCCGGATGAATATAGGGCAGGTTTTGGAGGCGCACCTTGGATGGGCCGCTAAGGCGCTTGGTTATCATGTGGCCACGCCGGTGTTTAATGGAGCCTCGGAAAAAGATATTCTTGATAAATTGAAAGAAGCAGGACTGTCGGAAAACGGTAAGATGACGTTGTACGACGGGCGCACTGGAGAGCCTTTTGACAATCCGGTGACAGTGGGTTACGTATATATGCTTAAACTCGCCCACCTGGTAGACGACAAGATTCACGCGCGTTCCACCGGACCTTACTCTCTGGTTACCCAACAGCCGCTGGGCGGCAAAGCCCAGTTTGGCGGACAGCGTTTCGGTGAGATGGAAGTGTGGGCGTTGGAGGCTTATGGTGCGGCCTATACTTTGCAAGAGATCCTGACCGTAAAATCTGACGACGTGGTGGGACGGGTAAAAACTTACGAGTCCATCGTTAAAGGCGAAAATGTGCCTGAGCCAGGTGTCCCTGAGTCCTTCAAGGTACTGATAAAAGAGTTGCAGAGCCTTGGACTGGACGTCAGGGTATTATCCGAAGACGACCGGGAAATCGAAATTAAGGAAGTTGAAGAGGATATCACTGAAACCGCGAAAGAACTGGGTATAGACATACAGCAAGAAGAATTGCCTGAAGTCGTTAGTGACGAAGATTACGACGGCGATATAGATGAAGAAGAGTTTAATGATGATTATCAGGAAGATGATTTCGAACTGGAAGATGAGTAG